The genomic region TACCCGGACGACCTGATCGACGTGGTGCTCGACGAGGACGGCGGCACCGTCTCGATGGGCTTCCAGGCCGGCCTGGACCGACCGGTCCGCCTGACCGGCGACGAGGCCGTCGCTCTGGTGGCTGCGCTGCGCGCTCTACGTGATCTGCCCGGCCTGGTCGAGACGGACGCGGTCGACTCGGCACTGGCGAAGATCGAACAGGCCGGCGGCGGAGCCGTCTCCGACAGCGTGCGGGTCGACGCCGGTGACAGTTCCCCGTCGCTGGGCATCGTGCGAGCAGCGCTGCAGACCCAACGCCGACTGTGGATGCGGTACTACACCGCCTCCCGGGATGCCGTCAGCGAACGCGTGGTGGATCCGATCCGCCTGCTGATCACCGACGGACACTCCTACCTCGAGGCGTTCTGTCACACCGCGGGCGGTGTTCGGAACTTCCGGGTCGATCGGATCGACGAGGCGCGGGTGCTGGCCGAACCGGCCCAGCAGGCGTTGTGGAACGAGACCTCCGTCCCCGAGCGGATGTTCCAGCCCGACACCCAGACGCCGATCGTCTCGCTGCGGCTGGCGCCGTCCGCCCGCTGGGTCGCCGACTACTACCTGGTGACCCGGTCGGAACTGGTCGCCGGTGGCAGCGGTGAGCTGCTGGTCGAGCTGCCGGTGCCGAACGACGACTGGCTGGTGCGGTTGGTCATCTCACTCGGCGGCACCGCAACGCTGCAGGGACGGCCGGACCTGACGGCCGAGGTCGCGCGTCGGGCGTCGGCGGCCTTGCAGCGCTACCGCGACCAGAGCGACCTCGAGGCCGACGACACCGGTTCGTGAACAGGCGGAGCTCGGTGGGCGGGCGGCGCACGCCCCATCCGTCCGCTCAGTAGGATCGAACTGCAGGCGATGTCGGGATGAAGGCCGTATCCGGTCCGAAGCCGCCCGATTCGTGATCGAACTCCTCCCGGGGCTCCGATGACGACTGGATGACGAGGAGCTGACCATGGCGTTGTGGCCTCGTACCGCCAAGGCAGGCGAGAAGCTGCCGAAGAATGCTGACGGCGCGATGAGCCTGATGGACCACCTGCACGAGCTGCGCCGCCGGCTGTTCATCGCGGTGGTCGGCCTGCTGGTGGGCGTCGTCATCGGCTTCATCTGGTTCGCAAACGGGATTCCTTCGATCGGTCTGCCCACGCTCGGCGAGATCCTCAAGGCGCCGTACTGCGCGGTCCCGAGTCCCCCTCGTGCCATCCTGAGCACCGCGGCCGGCCGCGATCCTTGCACCTTCCTGCAGAACACCGTGTTCTCAGGGCTGCAGATCCGCCTCAAGTCGGCGCTGATGGTGGGTGCCGTGATCTCCTCGCCGGTCTGGCTGCTGCAGCTGTGGGGCTTCGTCACCCCGGCGCTGTACTCGAAGGAGAAGCGCTACACGCGGATCTTCGTCGGGTCCGCCGCGGTGCTGATGGTCACCGGCGCTGTGTTGGCGTACTGGGTGATCCACGAGGCGTTGAAGGTGCTGCTCGGCTTCGCCGGTAGTGTCGCGGACACCGCGCTGGATCCCAACGCCTACTACAGCTTCCTGATCGGCATGCTGCTGATCTTCGGCATCTCGTTCCTGCTGCCGCTGCTGCTGATCATGCTGAACCTGATCGGGGTGGTGAAGGGAAAGAAGCTCGCCGAGATCCGCCGATTCGCCTATTTCGGGCTGGTGGTGTTCACCGGCCTGGTGGTGCCGGGCAACGACCCACTGACGATGCTGGCGCTCGCGGTCGCGCTGTGCTTCCTCTACGAGATCGCCGTGCAGTTCAGCAAGATCCACGACAAGCGCAAGGACAAGCGACTGGCGGCCGAGAGCTTCACGGACCTGGACGACGACACCGCCTCGCCGACTCCCGTGGCCGCCGGTGCGTTGAACGCCTCCGACAGCCCAAGTGCTAGCCCCACTGACTCGATCCCTGCGCCCGAACCGATCACCCGGTCGGAGCTGGAACCCTCGGCGTCCGGACCGCGCAGCAGCCTCCGCAGCTGGTTCGACGACGACGCCACCTGAGATGAGCGTCCAGCACGACGACGAGTCCGAGGCACTCTCACCCTCGGAGCGGTTCGCTCGGGCTGGGGACCGGAACCGGTATCCGCTGTTCACGGAGTTCGAGCAGACCCGCGCGTTCCGCCTCGACCCCTTCCAGATCGCCGGCTGCAAGGCCCTCGAGGAGGGCAGGGGAGTGCTGGTCTGTGCCCCGACCGGGGCCGGCAAGACGATCGTCGGCGAGTTCGCGGTGGCGCGCGCTCTGGCGATCGGCGGGAAGTGTTTCTACACCACCCCGATCAAGGCGCTGTCCAACCAGAAGTACGCCGACCTGGTCGCCGAACACGGCGCCGAGACCGTCGGGCTGCTCACCGGCGACACTTCGATCAACTCGCACGCACCGGTCGTCGTGATGACCACCGAGGTGCTGCGCAACATGCTCTACGCCGGTTCCCAGGACCTGGTCGGGCTCTCCGCGGTCGTGATGGACGAGGTGCACTACCTCGCCGACAAGTTTCGCGGCCCGGTCTGGGAAGAGGTCATCCTGCATCTCGCGCAGGACGTCCAGATCGTCGGGCTGTCGGCGACGGTGTCCAACGCCGAGGAGTTCGGCGCGTGGCTGCAGCAGGTGCGCGGCGACACGGCCGTCATCGTCGACGAGCACCGCCCGGTGCCCCTGTGGCAGCACATGCTGGTCGGTCGCAGGATGTTCGACCTGTTCGCCACCGGCCACGACGCCGAGCTGGCCGTCGGTGCACCGCCCGGTTCGGGGGGTCAGATCCGGATCGACCCGGCCCTGTCCCGCGCCGTGTCCGACGCCGAGGCCCGCCTCGGCCGAGGGCCACGCGACGGCGGGAACAGTCGCGGCAACAACGGACGCGGTGGGCCGCAACGCTTCTCAGGGTACAAGCCGCCGTCCCGGGCCGACGTGATCGAGAAGCTCGACGGGGCCGGCCTGCTGCCGGCGATCACCTTCATCTTCTCCCGCGCGGGCTGCGAAGCTGCGGTGGCGCAATGTGTCCGGTCCCGGCTGCAGTTGGTGACGAGCTCCGAGCGGCAGCGGATCCGCGCCGTGGTGGACCGCCGGGTCGCGTCGTTGCCGGAGGCCGACCTCGCGGTGCTGGGCTACTGGGAATGGCGCGAGGCCCTCGAGCTGGGCATCGCGGCCCACCACGCCGGCATGCTGCCGGCCTTCAAGGAGACGGTCGAGGAACTGTTCGTCGAGGGTCTGGTGAAGGCCGTCTTCGCCACCGAGACGCTGGCGCTCGGCATCAACATGCCGGCCAGGACCGTGGTCCTGGAGCGGCTGGTCAAGTACAACGGCGAAGGCCACGTCGATCTGACACCGGGGGAGTACACCCAGCTCACCGGGCGAGCCGGACGCCGGGGCATCGACGTCGAGGGCCATGCGGTGGTGCTCTGGGGTCCTGGCACCGACCCGCGCCAGGTGGGTGGCCTCGCCTCCCGCCGGACGTATCCGCTGCGATCCTCCTTTGCGCCGTCCTACAACATGGCGGTGAACCTGACCGACCGGCTGGGGCGGGTGGCGGCGAAGGAGTTGCTGCAGCAGTCGTTCGCCCAGTTCCAGTCGGACGCCGGGGTGTCAGGACTCGCACGACAGGTCAACCGCAGCGCCCAGGCGGCCGCCGACGCGGCGAAGAAGATGCAGTGTCACCTCGGCGACGTGCAGGAGTACGGGACGCTGCTGGCGCAGCTGTCGGCGGCGGAGAAGGACGGTGCCCGCAGCGGTGCCGCCAGGCGGCGGGAGGACATCGCCACCGACCTGGCCCAGTTGCGGCGCGGGGACGTCATCGCGATCCCGAGCGGTCGTCGGGCCGGCCTGGCCGTGGTGCTCGATCCTGGCCTCGATGACGACGGGGAGGGGCGGCCGCTGGTGGTGACGGTCGACCGGTGGTCGGGACGTCTGGGCCAGGCCGACATCCGCGGACCGCTGCCGGCGCTCGGCAGGATCAGGCTCGCCAAACAGGTCAACCATCGGTCCCCCCAGGTCCGCAAGGACCTGGCCGCGACGATCCGGTCGGCGGACATCACGGTCCCCGAACGGCCACGGCGGGCGGCCGCCGACCCGGTGTCCGAAGCCGAGATGACGAGCCTGCGTGCCGCTGTCCGCCGGCACCCGGTGCACGGTTGCGCTGATCGGCACGACCACCTGCAGTGGTGGCGTCGGCGACAGCAGACGTTGCAGGAGGCCGACTCGATGCGGGGCAGGGTGGACGGCGCCAAGCACTCGCTGGGCGACCACCTCGACCGGATCCTGGCCCTGCTCGAGGATCTCGGTTACGTCCGCGGTGACGAGCTGACCGACACCGGACGGATGCTCTCGCGGATCTGGTCGGAATCGGACCTGCTCGTCGCAGAATGTCTGCGCATCGGAGTCTGGGACGGTCTGACGCCTCCGCAGCTGGCTGCAGCAGTCTCCGCCCTGGTGTACTCGGCTCGTCGCGACCAGTCGGGGTCGCCCCCACCCATCCCCGGACCGGCCGGCTTCGCCGTCAAGGAGACCAGCCGGCTGCGCCGCGAGCTGAACTCCGGCGAGCGGGAACGCGGACTACCGCTGACCAGGGATCTCGACACCGGCTTCGCCGAGGCGGTGCAGGCCTGGGCAGGCGGCGAGACCCTCAGTGATGCACTGGAGATCGCCGGCGCACGGGGGATCGAGCTGCTGGCGGGCGACTTCGTCCGCTGGTGTCGTCAGGTGGTCGATCTGCTCGACCAGATCAGGGTGGTCGCCGCTCCGGAGCTCGCGGCCACCGCACGCGCCGCGGTCGACGCCATCCGGCGCGGAGTCGTCTCTCTCGGCTCGGTCTGATCCGTGGCGCCGCTTGATGCGTGGCCCGTCTGATCGTGGCGCCGCCGGCGTCATTTCTTGACGTTTCGGCCCACTGACGACGGCGTGCTCGCGTAGCGTCTGCCCATGGATCGGATACCGATCGGCGGAACACGAGCGGTGCTCGGCGACGACGGTCCACCAGCATGGTTGGATCGCAGCAGTGGATCGGGTGGGACCCGACATCCAGACACCGAACCGGCTCGGCGGCCGGGCATCTCAGGAGGCACTCGATGAGCACGCCGTATGGACAGGGTGGGGACTCAGGTTCCCCGCAGTGGTCCGGATACACCGGTGACCAGGGCCAGTACGGGCAGCAGGGCGGCGACCAGTACGGCCAGCCCCAGCAGCCGCAGTACGGCCAGCCGCAGCAGCAGCCGCAGTACGGTCAGCCGCAGCAGCAGCCGCAGTACGGCCAGCCGCAGTACGGTCAGCCGCCGCAGCAGCCGCAGTACGGCCAGCCGCAGTACGGCCAACCCCAGCAACCGCAGTACGGACAGCAGGGTGGATACGGCCAAGCCGGGTACGGCCAGCAGCCGTACAACCAGTACGGCTCACAGACCCCGGCGAAGAAGTCCAACAAGCCGTTGATCTTCGGCGGCGTCGGGCTGGTCGTGGTCCTCGCGATCGTCGCAGTGCTGCTGTTCCTGTGGCCCGGTTTCTCGCTGACCAAGGTGACCGCGGATTCGATCCAGAAGCAGCTCGCGATCAAATCCGGTGTTCCGGCCTCGGACATCAAGTGCCCGGACGGCGAGAAGGCGTTCAGCAAGCACACCTTCACCTGCACGCTGGCGGACGGCCGGAAGATCGACGTGACGATGACCGGCGAGAAGGATGCGAGCGGCAACGCGCTGTTCGAGAACACCGATCCCAAGTAGGTCGGTTGACCTCTTCCGAGTACGGACCCCAGTACGGAAGTCCGTACGAGTTCACTTCTGACCCCGCGGACGGCGATACGCCGCCACCGCGGGGTCGTCGTGCGATCGGGGTGGGCATCGCTGTCGGTGCGGTGCTGGTGCTCGTCGTCGTCGCGCTGTTCTGGTGGCCCGGCTGGCTGGCCCGCTACGTGCTCGACGCCGATGCCGTCGAGCAGCAGGTGGCCAGGATCGTCGGCGTCGACCCCGGCACGGTCAGTTGTCCGGACGGTGAGAGCGCCACCGAGGCGCACACCTTCACCTGCACGCTGTCGACGAGCAGGCAGACCGTCACGATCACCGTGTTGGGCGACGATCGTGGGTCCTATCTCGTCGGCTGAGTCGGACCCTGTCAGGACCTGTGTCCCGCGAACCGCGACCGGGAACGCGTGGTGCACGCTGGCAGCATGAGCTCGCTCGTGCTGACCCAGGCCCGCATCGTCGATGTCGGTTCCGGGGTCGTCGCTCCCGGTGCCGTGCGCATCGTGGACGGCCGCATCGCGGAAGTCGGTCCGGCGGTTGCTCCCCGGCCCGGTGAGCAGCACGTGGACGCTGCGGGGAAGTACGTGATTCCCGGCCTGGTCACGGTGCACACGCACCTGTCCATCGTGTTTCCCTTCTCGGACACCGACGAGCACGAGGACCCGGACACGACGCTGGCCAGGGCTCGCACCCGCGCGCAGGAGGCGTTGCGGGTCGGTGCCACCACCGTGCGCTGCATCCACGAGCAGCACCGGGTCGACCTGACGGTGCGGGCGCTCGCCGCCGAGACCGCGGATCGCACCGTTCCTCGGATCGTTGCCGGCGGCCGCGCGCTCTCGGTCCCCGGTGGCCACGGCCAGGGCACCGGGTCGGTGTACTGCTCCGGGCCCGAGCAGTTCTACGCCGCGGCGATGGACGAGCTCGACGCCGGCGCGGACCACGTCAAGATCTTCATCACCGGCGGCCTGGCGCATGCGGGGGAGAGTCCGGCCGAGCCGGAGATGAGCCGCGCCGAGATGGCCGC from Nakamurella sp. A5-74 harbors:
- a CDS encoding WYL domain-containing protein translates to MAETATQQLSRVMSMVPYIAHRPGVTMTALASEYGITAEQVQADLYLLMVCGIPGYYPDDLIDVVLDEDGGTVSMGFQAGLDRPVRLTGDEAVALVAALRALRDLPGLVETDAVDSALAKIEQAGGGAVSDSVRVDAGDSSPSLGIVRAALQTQRRLWMRYYTASRDAVSERVVDPIRLLITDGHSYLEAFCHTAGGVRNFRVDRIDEARVLAEPAQQALWNETSVPERMFQPDTQTPIVSLRLAPSARWVADYYLVTRSELVAGGSGELLVELPVPNDDWLVRLVISLGGTATLQGRPDLTAEVARRASAALQRYRDQSDLEADDTGS
- the tatC gene encoding twin-arginine translocase subunit TatC; this encodes MALWPRTAKAGEKLPKNADGAMSLMDHLHELRRRLFIAVVGLLVGVVIGFIWFANGIPSIGLPTLGEILKAPYCAVPSPPRAILSTAAGRDPCTFLQNTVFSGLQIRLKSALMVGAVISSPVWLLQLWGFVTPALYSKEKRYTRIFVGSAAVLMVTGAVLAYWVIHEALKVLLGFAGSVADTALDPNAYYSFLIGMLLIFGISFLLPLLLIMLNLIGVVKGKKLAEIRRFAYFGLVVFTGLVVPGNDPLTMLALAVALCFLYEIAVQFSKIHDKRKDKRLAAESFTDLDDDTASPTPVAAGALNASDSPSASPTDSIPAPEPITRSELEPSASGPRSSLRSWFDDDAT
- a CDS encoding DEAD/DEAH box helicase, which produces MSVQHDDESEALSPSERFARAGDRNRYPLFTEFEQTRAFRLDPFQIAGCKALEEGRGVLVCAPTGAGKTIVGEFAVARALAIGGKCFYTTPIKALSNQKYADLVAEHGAETVGLLTGDTSINSHAPVVVMTTEVLRNMLYAGSQDLVGLSAVVMDEVHYLADKFRGPVWEEVILHLAQDVQIVGLSATVSNAEEFGAWLQQVRGDTAVIVDEHRPVPLWQHMLVGRRMFDLFATGHDAELAVGAPPGSGGQIRIDPALSRAVSDAEARLGRGPRDGGNSRGNNGRGGPQRFSGYKPPSRADVIEKLDGAGLLPAITFIFSRAGCEAAVAQCVRSRLQLVTSSERQRIRAVVDRRVASLPEADLAVLGYWEWREALELGIAAHHAGMLPAFKETVEELFVEGLVKAVFATETLALGINMPARTVVLERLVKYNGEGHVDLTPGEYTQLTGRAGRRGIDVEGHAVVLWGPGTDPRQVGGLASRRTYPLRSSFAPSYNMAVNLTDRLGRVAAKELLQQSFAQFQSDAGVSGLARQVNRSAQAAADAAKKMQCHLGDVQEYGTLLAQLSAAEKDGARSGAARRREDIATDLAQLRRGDVIAIPSGRRAGLAVVLDPGLDDDGEGRPLVVTVDRWSGRLGQADIRGPLPALGRIRLAKQVNHRSPQVRKDLAATIRSADITVPERPRRAAADPVSEAEMTSLRAAVRRHPVHGCADRHDHLQWWRRRQQTLQEADSMRGRVDGAKHSLGDHLDRILALLEDLGYVRGDELTDTGRMLSRIWSESDLLVAECLRIGVWDGLTPPQLAAAVSALVYSARRDQSGSPPPIPGPAGFAVKETSRLRRELNSGERERGLPLTRDLDTGFAEAVQAWAGGETLSDALEIAGARGIELLAGDFVRWCRQVVDLLDQIRVVAAPELAATARAAVDAIRRGVVSLGSV
- a CDS encoding DUF4333 domain-containing protein, with the translated sequence MSTPYGQGGDSGSPQWSGYTGDQGQYGQQGGDQYGQPQQPQYGQPQQQPQYGQPQQQPQYGQPQYGQPPQQPQYGQPQYGQPQQPQYGQQGGYGQAGYGQQPYNQYGSQTPAKKSNKPLIFGGVGLVVVLAIVAVLLFLWPGFSLTKVTADSIQKQLAIKSGVPASDIKCPDGEKAFSKHTFTCTLADGRKIDVTMTGEKDASGNALFENTDPK
- a CDS encoding DUF4333 domain-containing protein; the encoded protein is MTSSEYGPQYGSPYEFTSDPADGDTPPPRGRRAIGVGIAVGAVLVLVVVALFWWPGWLARYVLDADAVEQQVARIVGVDPGTVSCPDGESATEAHTFTCTLSTSRQTVTITVLGDDRGSYLVG
- a CDS encoding amidohydrolase family protein gives rise to the protein MSSLVLTQARIVDVGSGVVAPGAVRIVDGRIAEVGPAVAPRPGEQHVDAAGKYVIPGLVTVHTHLSIVFPFSDTDEHEDPDTTLARARTRAQEALRVGATTVRCIHEQHRVDLTVRALAAETADRTVPRIVAGGRALSVPGGHGQGTGSVYCSGPEQFYAAAMDELDAGADHVKIFITGGLAHAGESPAEPEMSRAEMAAVVRAAAEHGTYVVAHAGHHTAIREALDAGVTSFEHAYEVDEQTADLLAQPGIFVSPTLIVSSSQATMRALGFEQHSRDNARRAAPAHLRSIRRLVAAGVCITHGTDYPPGQQVEGVSAVATEAMLLQSAGLSPLQVLQAATTNGARLVGLQDSIGAIQPGYAADLVLLDADPTADAAALARVHLVINGGHLVT